A window of the Sporosarcina sp. FSL K6-2383 genome harbors these coding sequences:
- a CDS encoding ABC transporter permease translates to MREFMIIFKQAFVTKAKTKSFIITTAIMLGAVFLFANMGKIIDGVKSITGGDNESAQVLQVIDESGILIERLTAQFEASGSDMKVDKASESEEALTDQVKEGEIDSFLTLKLDDTNTIQANYTSMSSMEFSLPMMLQEALESIQTEMKAEELSLSGEQVQTLFTPIQFDQHSVSPSAKTEEELSQARGLVYVLMFLIYFAVIMYASMIATEVATEKSSRVMEILISSVSPAKHMFAKVLGIGSLGLLQMVLFGLAGFIALKTSATDMADGFFSVFGFSNMNVGTIVYAIVFFLLGYFLYATLAALLGSLVSRIEDVQQMIMPMTLLIVAAFMIAATGLGNPEMAYIKYASFFPFFAPLVMFLRVGMLDLPVWEPVLSIAILLVTIFILGWFGARVYRGGVLMYGPSRSLKDIKKAIQLGKE, encoded by the coding sequence ATGCGTGAATTTATGATTATTTTTAAACAGGCATTCGTGACAAAAGCGAAAACGAAATCATTCATCATTACAACTGCTATTATGTTGGGTGCGGTTTTTCTGTTTGCCAATATGGGCAAAATTATTGATGGTGTAAAAAGTATCACGGGTGGCGACAATGAGTCGGCTCAAGTGCTACAAGTGATAGATGAGAGTGGTATTTTAATAGAGCGTTTAACTGCACAGTTTGAGGCAAGTGGCTCGGATATGAAAGTAGATAAAGCAAGTGAATCAGAAGAAGCACTGACTGATCAAGTGAAGGAAGGGGAAATCGACTCCTTTTTGACACTGAAATTGGATGATACCAATACGATTCAAGCAAACTATACATCGATGAGCTCGATGGAATTCTCACTTCCAATGATGCTACAGGAAGCTCTAGAGTCCATTCAAACAGAAATGAAAGCAGAAGAATTATCTCTGTCGGGAGAGCAAGTGCAGACATTGTTTACGCCGATTCAGTTTGACCAACATTCTGTATCACCGTCAGCGAAAACGGAAGAAGAGCTGAGTCAGGCACGTGGTCTTGTCTATGTGCTTATGTTCCTCATTTACTTTGCGGTTATTATGTATGCAAGCATGATCGCAACAGAAGTGGCGACGGAAAAATCATCTCGTGTCATGGAGATTTTGATTTCTAGTGTATCTCCCGCGAAGCATATGTTTGCCAAAGTGTTGGGGATTGGCTCGCTTGGTTTATTGCAAATGGTGCTGTTTGGTCTTGCAGGCTTCATAGCGTTGAAAACGTCCGCAACTGACATGGCAGATGGTTTCTTCTCTGTCTTTGGATTTTCAAATATGAATGTTGGAACAATCGTTTATGCCATCGTCTTCTTTTTATTAGGCTACTTCCTGTATGCGACGCTTGCGGCTTTATTAGGCTCGCTTGTGAGTCGAATAGAAGACGTGCAACAAATGATTATGCCAATGACATTGTTAATTGTTGCAGCATTCATGATTGCGGCGACAGGTCTAGGTAATCCAGAAATGGCGTATATCAAATATGCTTCCTTCTTCCCGTTTTTTGCACCACTCGTCATGTTCTTACGTGTTGGTATGCTTGATTTACCTGTGTGGGAGCCCGTGTTATCCATCGCGATTTTACTCGTAACGATTTTCATCCTCGGCTGGTTTGGCGCACGCGTTTACCGAGGCGGTGTTCTGATGTATGGTCCATCAAGGTCGTTGAAGGATATTAAGAAGGCCATTCAGTTGGGGAAAGAATAA
- a CDS encoding YheE family protein, producing the protein MLQHFSYKPMYDNTKLPGWTFAFFFRNTRYTGDYMPEGEIRWNGETPPEEDNVKKMIHELMTFHVYD; encoded by the coding sequence ATGCTACAACATTTCAGTTATAAGCCCATGTATGACAATACGAAATTGCCGGGTTGGACTTTTGCATTTTTCTTTCGCAATACAAGGTATACGGGCGATTATATGCCGGAGGGAGAAATTCGTTGGAACGGAGAGACGCCGCCCGAAGAAGATAACGTAAAAAAGATGATTCACGAATTAATGACTTTCCACGTCTATGATTGA
- a CDS encoding VOC family protein translates to MTQGLIHHIELYVSDLKQTVDFWGWLLEELGYSSFQEWESGRSWKLGETYLVFVQAEDRFLDVPYHRCRVGLNHLAFHASSRQQVDELTGKLQHKGIHILYTKKHPFAGGPEHYAVYFEDPDRMKVELVAPNSI, encoded by the coding sequence ATGACACAAGGGCTAATTCATCATATTGAACTGTATGTTTCCGACTTGAAACAGACAGTTGATTTTTGGGGTTGGTTGCTCGAGGAATTAGGCTATAGCTCGTTTCAGGAATGGGAAAGTGGGCGGAGTTGGAAATTAGGCGAAACATATCTTGTTTTTGTACAGGCCGAAGACAGGTTTTTGGATGTGCCCTATCATAGATGCCGAGTAGGCCTTAATCATTTGGCATTTCACGCAAGCTCACGTCAACAGGTCGATGAGCTGACAGGCAAATTACAACATAAAGGAATTCATATCCTTTACACTAAAAAGCATCCATTCGCCGGTGGGCCTGAACATTACGCGGTTTACTTTGAAGACCCAGATAGAATGAAGGTTGAATTGGTAGCACCCAATAGTATTTAA
- a CDS encoding ABC transporter ATP-binding protein gives MTLLLENVTKRFGDFTAVDNLTLSVGDGTMYGFLGANGAGKTTTFRMILGLLNANEGRVTWNGKPISYATSPEIGYLPEERGLYPKMKVEDQLIFLGQLRGMSKSDAKKELHNWLERFEVPHYANKKIEELSKGNQQKIQVIASLLHKPQLLILDEPFSGLDPVNVEMLKAAILDFRNDGATIVFSSHRMDHVEELCEQLSIIDKGKQIVSGSLRDVKRSFSKHNVRIHSDNDLSQLASISGVMSVTKTVEGAVYQVEAEAIASKLLTAALQTGPIRHFEIEEPSLQDIFIEKVGKQHA, from the coding sequence ATGACTTTATTACTTGAAAACGTTACAAAGCGCTTCGGCGACTTTACTGCCGTTGATAATTTGACGCTATCCGTTGGGGATGGCACGATGTACGGGTTTCTTGGTGCCAATGGGGCGGGTAAGACGACGACGTTCCGTATGATTCTTGGACTTTTGAATGCGAATGAAGGGCGGGTTACTTGGAATGGTAAACCTATTTCTTATGCGACGAGTCCTGAAATCGGTTATTTACCAGAAGAGCGTGGCCTTTACCCGAAAATGAAAGTGGAAGACCAGCTTATATTTCTTGGACAGCTACGAGGCATGAGCAAATCAGATGCGAAAAAAGAGCTTCATAACTGGCTCGAACGTTTTGAAGTTCCGCATTATGCCAATAAAAAAATTGAAGAGCTATCGAAAGGGAATCAGCAGAAGATCCAAGTGATTGCATCCCTTCTGCATAAGCCGCAACTGCTCATTCTTGACGAACCGTTTTCTGGTCTTGATCCGGTGAATGTTGAAATGTTGAAGGCAGCCATTTTAGATTTTCGGAATGACGGTGCCACGATTGTATTTTCAAGTCATCGCATGGATCATGTGGAAGAATTATGCGAGCAGTTAAGCATCATTGATAAGGGCAAACAGATCGTCAGTGGTTCGCTTCGGGATGTTAAAAGGTCATTCAGTAAGCATAATGTTCGTATTCATTCAGATAATGATTTGTCGCAGCTTGCATCCATTTCGGGTGTTATGTCCGTCACTAAAACAGTAGAAGGTGCGGTTTACCAAGTAGAAGCAGAAGCAATCGCTAGCAAACTACTGACAGCTGCTTTGCAAACAGGTCCAATCCGTCACTTTGAAATTGAAGAGCCTTCACTGCAAGATATTTTCATCGAAAAGGTGGGGAAACAACATGCGTGA
- the mgsA gene encoding methylglyoxal synthase, protein MKIALIAHDEKKNEMVNFTIAYEHIFSQYTLYATGTTGKRIMDETKLSVNRLMSGPLGGDQQIGAMLATGELDLILFFRDPLTAQPHEPDVSALLRLCDVYGIPLATNIATAELLLRSVENGDFAWRETVDKYK, encoded by the coding sequence ATGAAAATCGCATTAATTGCTCATGATGAGAAGAAAAATGAAATGGTGAATTTCACAATCGCTTATGAACATATCTTTTCACAATATACGTTATATGCAACGGGGACGACTGGGAAAAGAATAATGGACGAAACAAAGCTTTCCGTTAACCGACTCATGTCAGGACCTTTAGGCGGCGACCAACAAATTGGTGCGATGTTAGCAACAGGCGAGTTGGACCTCATTCTCTTTTTCCGTGATCCATTGACGGCACAGCCACATGAACCTGACGTCAGTGCATTACTGAGATTGTGCGATGTCTATGGTATTCCACTTGCAACGAACATCGCAACAGCTGAGCTTTTACTCCGCTCTGTCGAAAATGGGGATTTCGCTTGGCGAGAAACGGTCGATAAATATAAATAA
- a CDS encoding DUF445 family protein produces the protein MKRLDFLWTLLFMTLIGALIGGFTNHLAIKMLFRPHEAKYIGKWRLPFTPGLIPKRRDELARQLGKTVTNYLLTPETFRKKLLTPDMEKKAESFIQQKLEEHVLHSDKTLNDWLATAGATQVAEKAEQQVLELLNAQLNAVRRKLTTGTVEEVLPEKWRVEAGERIPTVTTYILSRSEQYFASDEGKAMFRNLIDDFLASKGTLGSMVNMFFGESESLVGKVQKEAIKFVTAPGTIALVNTIIYNEWEKLQQRPVEELLAGFDWDGLFGSISTYAKNELALEARLNKSIRHYWPNGAEWTAVNITPKLTEFAFYQAEVQLEKSLGKLKLDDMVREQVDTFPVAVLEDLMLGISKREFKMITVLGALLGGVIGIVQGLIVFATNLS, from the coding sequence GTGAAGCGATTGGATTTTTTATGGACATTGTTATTTATGACCTTAATTGGTGCGTTGATTGGTGGATTTACGAATCATTTGGCGATCAAAATGCTATTTAGGCCACATGAAGCAAAATATATCGGAAAATGGCGTTTGCCATTCACGCCAGGTTTGATTCCAAAAAGACGTGACGAATTGGCAAGACAGCTAGGGAAGACGGTTACGAATTATTTATTAACACCGGAAACTTTTCGAAAAAAATTATTGACACCTGACATGGAAAAAAAGGCAGAGAGCTTCATTCAACAAAAACTGGAAGAACATGTCCTTCATTCAGATAAAACCTTGAATGATTGGCTGGCGACTGCGGGTGCGACACAAGTTGCGGAAAAAGCAGAACAGCAAGTGTTGGAGTTGCTTAATGCCCAGCTTAACGCCGTGCGTAGAAAGCTGACGACCGGAACGGTGGAAGAGGTGCTACCGGAAAAGTGGCGGGTGGAAGCAGGAGAGCGTATTCCAACTGTGACAACGTACATTTTAAGTAGGTCAGAGCAATACTTCGCATCTGATGAAGGAAAAGCGATGTTCCGTAATCTTATTGATGATTTCTTGGCCTCTAAAGGAACATTGGGTAGTATGGTCAATATGTTTTTTGGCGAATCAGAGTCGCTAGTTGGTAAAGTGCAAAAAGAAGCGATTAAGTTTGTCACTGCGCCTGGTACGATTGCATTAGTGAACACGATTATTTATAATGAGTGGGAAAAGCTACAGCAGCGCCCTGTAGAGGAATTGTTGGCTGGCTTTGATTGGGATGGACTATTCGGGTCGATTTCAACGTATGCGAAAAATGAGTTGGCGTTGGAAGCGCGTTTGAATAAGTCGATTCGTCATTACTGGCCGAATGGGGCAGAATGGACAGCGGTTAATATCACGCCAAAGCTCACTGAATTTGCTTTTTATCAAGCAGAAGTACAATTGGAAAAATCGCTTGGAAAACTGAAATTAGATGATATGGTAAGAGAGCAAGTCGATACGTTTCCAGTGGCAGTGCTAGAGGATTTGATGCTAGGTATCTCCAAGCGAGAGTTTAAAATGATTACCGTTCTTGGTGCATTGCTTGGTGGAGTCATCGGAATCGTACAAGGACTTATCGTCTTTGCAACAAATTTATCGTAG
- a CDS encoding MFS transporter, with amino-acid sequence MDWKRKISSFNQNVRLFMLANVLIQIGMGVFMVMYNLYIKELGMPETVNGKVISMTALASAIMLVPAGFLSDKFGRKWMIIGGALFGAMTLFYRSVAIAETPIIYAAFLTGLFMAFVQVSGVPFLAENSTSAERVHMFSIHFAMMTVANVVGSLFGGVIADVLEIVGGMDAASAIRWALLVGAAIFTVGLLPLFKLRNKPPEPVQVKHDELEKVERVDSSFKRNIILIFHFSFASLLIGIGSGLVVPYLNLYFSNRFDASNAYIGLVLSLGSAMTAVAMLIGPMLVKRVGKVKALIIFQMLSIPFLILTAYTTSLLLASLGFLMRQALMNAGNPIQSAIAMEIVADKYKGLANSVNQMVFNIGWATMGPVAAGLVIANGFYWGYAYAFTITAGLYIVSSTYYFFVFGKRKLAEE; translated from the coding sequence ATGGATTGGAAGAGGAAAATTTCCTCGTTCAATCAAAATGTTAGGCTGTTCATGCTAGCGAATGTGCTCATTCAAATTGGAATGGGTGTTTTTATGGTCATGTACAATCTCTATATAAAAGAATTGGGGATGCCGGAAACCGTAAATGGTAAAGTCATTTCTATGACGGCGCTGGCATCGGCGATTATGCTTGTTCCAGCAGGTTTTCTGAGTGATAAATTTGGTCGAAAATGGATGATTATTGGCGGTGCGTTATTTGGGGCGATGACGTTGTTTTACCGCAGTGTTGCGATTGCGGAAACGCCGATTATTTACGCAGCATTTTTAACGGGTTTGTTCATGGCGTTTGTGCAAGTGTCGGGTGTCCCGTTTTTGGCGGAGAACTCGACGTCGGCTGAACGGGTGCATATGTTCAGCATCCATTTTGCTATGATGACTGTGGCTAATGTCGTTGGTAGTCTGTTTGGTGGTGTGATAGCAGATGTTCTTGAGATTGTTGGTGGCATGGATGCAGCGTCGGCGATTCGATGGGCGTTACTTGTAGGAGCAGCTATTTTTACAGTTGGTTTACTGCCGTTATTCAAACTGCGCAATAAGCCACCGGAGCCTGTGCAAGTGAAACATGATGAGCTAGAGAAAGTGGAGCGTGTTGATAGTAGCTTTAAGCGCAATATTATTCTAATCTTCCATTTCTCGTTTGCAAGTTTGTTGATTGGTATTGGGTCTGGGTTAGTTGTTCCTTATTTGAATTTATATTTCTCGAATCGTTTTGATGCGTCGAATGCTTATATTGGGCTCGTTTTATCGCTCGGATCTGCGATGACGGCGGTGGCAATGCTTATTGGACCGATGCTTGTGAAGAGAGTTGGAAAAGTAAAGGCTCTCATTATTTTTCAAATGCTGTCGATTCCGTTTCTCATCTTGACGGCATATACGACCTCGCTATTGTTGGCATCACTTGGTTTCCTAATGCGTCAGGCACTCATGAACGCAGGGAATCCCATTCAAAGTGCAATTGCAATGGAAATTGTTGCAGATAAATACAAGGGACTTGCGAACTCGGTGAACCAGATGGTGTTCAATATTGGCTGGGCGACGATGGGTCCGGTGGCAGCGGGGCTTGTTATTGCAAATGGCTTCTACTGGGGCTATGCCTATGCATTTACCATCACGGCAGGCTTGTACATTGTGTCGTCTACATACTATTTCTTTGTTTTTGGTAAGAGAAAGTTAGCGGAGGAATAG
- a CDS encoding DUF3796 domain-containing protein: protein MREDFHLLDFMLGLPLGLGIGLLVWYFVWKKGKKERRYDERYQRIQEQAKSLSWNVTVLAILIAWSIIIVFEGPGLSFFLFTALYIIAITAYGIGATIADKRN from the coding sequence ATGCGGGAGGATTTTCACTTACTAGATTTTATGCTAGGTTTGCCGTTGGGGCTTGGAATCGGATTACTTGTTTGGTATTTCGTATGGAAAAAAGGGAAGAAAGAACGTCGCTATGACGAGCGCTATCAAAGGATTCAGGAGCAAGCAAAATCGCTGTCTTGGAATGTGACGGTATTGGCAATTTTAATTGCTTGGTCGATTATCATTGTTTTTGAAGGGCCTGGACTTTCATTCTTTTTGTTCACTGCACTTTATATAATTGCCATAACAGCTTATGGAATTGGAGCTACCATAGCAGACAAAAGAAATTAA
- a CDS encoding coproporphyrinogen III oxidase — translation MQKIIIKQSFEQDWIRMFTHLANLFFEQSKIIDEDEAEAIAVVFSLEKNADNLLIGKAFLTWNGAEYAAEFSELEENEDEKIQTRQLKRIYSHILLEALEQATGMQQSWGILTGIRPMKLYHKYRRQGHSTEQAQQLLMDRHRISSEKSELLAKIADVQLRSVPDLYDLKEEVSIYIGIPFCPTKCAYCTFPAYAIHRKNGRVESFLDGLHEEIREMGKWLTERNMAITTIYFGGGTPTSIEAEEMDALYETMYASFPNMENVREVTVEAGRPDTITPDKIEVLKKWGIDRISVNPQSYTDETLKAIGRHHSVQETVDKFWLSRNMGMKNINMDLIIGLPNEGIEEFQHSLDETAKMQPESLTVHTLSFKRASEMTRNKDKYKVADRETVEQMMKLGEQWNVENGYEPYYLYRQKNILGNLENVGYAKPNEESIYNIVIMEEVQTIIGVGCGASSKFIDPTTGKITQFYNPKDPAAYILTFEDAIEKKLEYLNAIFPETVIK, via the coding sequence ATGCAGAAAATTATTATTAAACAATCATTCGAGCAGGATTGGATTCGGATGTTCACGCATCTAGCTAATCTGTTTTTCGAGCAGTCGAAAATTATAGATGAAGACGAAGCAGAGGCCATTGCTGTAGTATTTTCACTCGAAAAAAATGCGGATAATCTACTGATAGGGAAAGCGTTTCTTACATGGAATGGCGCAGAGTATGCCGCTGAATTTTCGGAGCTAGAAGAGAATGAGGATGAAAAAATTCAAACACGTCAGCTCAAGCGAATTTATTCACATATTTTGCTAGAAGCACTTGAACAGGCGACGGGTATGCAGCAATCATGGGGGATTTTAACAGGAATTCGTCCGATGAAACTGTACCATAAATACCGTCGGCAAGGGCATAGTACGGAACAAGCGCAGCAATTGCTTATGGACCGTCATCGAATCTCGAGTGAGAAAAGTGAGCTCCTTGCAAAAATTGCAGACGTTCAACTTCGCTCAGTCCCCGATTTATATGACCTGAAAGAAGAAGTGAGTATTTATATCGGGATTCCCTTTTGCCCAACAAAATGTGCCTACTGTACGTTTCCTGCCTATGCCATTCATCGGAAAAATGGTCGGGTAGAATCCTTCCTTGATGGATTGCATGAAGAGATTCGCGAAATGGGCAAATGGTTAACGGAGCGCAATATGGCGATTACGACAATCTATTTCGGTGGAGGGACGCCAACTTCCATTGAAGCTGAAGAGATGGATGCATTGTATGAAACGATGTATGCCTCGTTCCCGAACATGGAAAACGTTCGTGAAGTAACGGTAGAAGCAGGTCGCCCAGACACCATTACGCCTGACAAAATTGAAGTATTGAAGAAATGGGGCATTGACCGTATTAGCGTCAATCCACAATCATATACAGATGAAACTTTAAAAGCCATTGGGCGTCACCATTCCGTGCAAGAGACTGTCGATAAGTTTTGGCTATCCCGAAATATGGGCATGAAAAATATTAATATGGATCTCATCATCGGCTTACCGAATGAAGGGATTGAGGAATTTCAACATTCGCTTGATGAAACCGCGAAGATGCAGCCAGAATCACTGACTGTTCATACACTGTCATTCAAACGGGCATCTGAAATGACACGCAATAAGGATAAATATAAAGTAGCGGATCGTGAGACGGTTGAACAAATGATGAAGCTTGGCGAACAGTGGAATGTGGAAAATGGTTATGAGCCATACTATTTGTATCGTCAGAAAAATATTTTAGGTAACTTAGAAAACGTTGGCTATGCAAAGCCGAATGAAGAGAGTATTTACAATATCGTCATCATGGAAGAAGTACAGACGATTATTGGCGTTGGCTGTGGGGCATCTAGTAAATTCATCGACCCGACAACAGGAAAAATTACGCAGTTTTACAACCCGAAAGATCCCGCTGCATATATCCTGACTTTTGAGGATGCGATTGAGAAGAAGCTAGAATATTTGAATGCAATTTTTCCGGAGACGGTAATTAAATAG
- a CDS encoding helix-turn-helix transcriptional regulator, which yields MNNLIKDMRTEMGLTQDDLSEKLEVSRQTIISLEKGRYNPSLTLAFKLAKLFNCRIEDIFTPEEE from the coding sequence TTGAATAACTTGATTAAGGATATGCGGACAGAGATGGGGTTGACGCAAGATGATCTATCGGAGAAATTAGAAGTTTCTCGGCAGACGATTATCTCGCTTGAAAAAGGTCGATATAATCCATCGCTGACGTTAGCCTTCAAACTTGCGAAGTTGTTCAATTGTCGCATTGAAGATATTTTTACACCGGAGGAGGAATGA
- a CDS encoding ferritin-like domain-containing protein, whose product MFVNKLKQAIEDEYKDYYYYKSMYSLTNDPLWQDFLRHMYEDEKSHYEMFQQLYYMMTGTFVQNPKKPLPCYNLKECVQRALVDELEAIETYKEMLLTIPIQQAYNPLFIAMNDEMEHAIRMSTMYNALS is encoded by the coding sequence TTGTTTGTAAATAAATTAAAGCAGGCCATTGAAGACGAGTACAAAGATTATTATTATTATAAATCAATGTACAGTCTGACGAATGATCCGCTCTGGCAAGATTTCCTCCGTCATATGTATGAAGATGAAAAAAGCCATTACGAAATGTTCCAACAGCTCTATTATATGATGACAGGGACATTTGTTCAAAATCCGAAGAAACCATTACCTTGTTATAACCTGAAAGAATGTGTCCAACGGGCGTTGGTGGATGAGTTAGAGGCTATTGAAACGTACAAGGAAATGTTGCTGACGATTCCAATTCAACAAGCCTATAATCCGTTATTTATCGCAATGAATGACGAAATGGAGCATGCGATTCGCATGTCGACGATGTACAATGCATTATCTTGA
- a CDS encoding YlbF family regulator has product MTVNIYDDLNKLEATFRTTVEFAEVEQAVGEVKADEEALALFKNFRKIQMTLQEKQMQGEEVVAEELEYAQKTAQLAQQNPKIMTMLEAEMKLSGLIEEVNRVLMKPVQQLYETI; this is encoded by the coding sequence ATGACAGTGAATATTTATGATGACTTGAACAAATTGGAGGCAACGTTCCGTACAACGGTGGAATTTGCAGAAGTAGAGCAAGCAGTAGGCGAAGTGAAAGCGGATGAAGAAGCATTGGCGTTGTTCAAAAACTTCCGTAAAATTCAAATGACACTTCAGGAAAAACAAATGCAGGGTGAAGAAGTTGTTGCAGAAGAACTTGAATATGCACAAAAAACAGCACAGCTTGCACAACAAAATCCTAAAATCATGACGATGCTTGAAGCGGAAATGAAGCTCAGTGGCTTGATTGAAGAAGTGAATCGCGTGCTGATGAAGCCCGTACAACAGCTATATGAAACTATCTAA
- a CDS encoding enoyl-CoA hydratase gives MYTTVELKKEGRLANLTLNRPESMNAMDDVMMKELADVFEELKSDTTVQVLVIQGAGRAFSAGGDIKAMVDPDSPLDIGKVMVDVSRLAKALYTLPQITIAVVHGAAAGLGFSVVLGCDIIIAEEDSKLAMNFIGIGLVPDGAGHFFLKERVGVPQAKKLIWSGKVMNGSEALAKGLIDEVTPEGKAAEYGEAYAQKLLASPIASMMASKNILHVQNIAELENVLKMESEAQVAMRKTADHMEGIQAFVEKRKPVFTGK, from the coding sequence ATGTATACAACTGTCGAATTGAAAAAAGAAGGGCGTTTAGCAAACCTAACATTGAATAGGCCAGAGTCAATGAACGCGATGGATGATGTCATGATGAAGGAACTAGCAGACGTTTTTGAAGAGCTGAAGAGTGATACAACGGTGCAAGTGCTAGTGATTCAGGGCGCAGGTCGTGCTTTTTCTGCGGGTGGGGATATTAAAGCGATGGTGGACCCCGATAGCCCGCTAGATATCGGCAAGGTTATGGTCGATGTGTCGCGTCTTGCGAAAGCATTGTACACATTGCCGCAAATTACAATTGCGGTCGTTCATGGGGCTGCGGCTGGTCTTGGGTTTAGTGTTGTTCTTGGCTGCGACATTATTATTGCTGAGGAAGACAGCAAGTTGGCGATGAACTTTATTGGAATTGGTCTTGTGCCGGACGGAGCGGGCCACTTCTTCTTAAAGGAACGCGTTGGTGTGCCGCAAGCGAAAAAACTGATTTGGTCAGGTAAGGTGATGAATGGTTCGGAAGCCTTGGCTAAAGGTTTGATTGACGAAGTGACACCGGAAGGTAAGGCGGCTGAATATGGCGAGGCGTATGCACAGAAATTGCTTGCTTCACCTATTGCGTCGATGATGGCGTCGAAGAACATTTTACATGTGCAGAACATTGCTGAACTTGAAAATGTCTTGAAAATGGAAAGTGAGGCACAAGTAGCGATGCGTAAAACGGCTGACCATATGGAAGGCATTCAGGCGTTTGTGGAGAAGCGAAAGCCAGTGTTTACGGGGAAATAA
- a CDS encoding YhzD family protein, whose amino-acid sequence MRTYKLTAYEPTGALITEETFTAETDEAAKVQGQALLEEKDLVEKTHRLASPAGKLLLFHS is encoded by the coding sequence GTGAGAACTTACAAACTGACTGCATATGAACCTACTGGGGCATTGATTACAGAAGAGACGTTCACGGCGGAAACAGATGAGGCGGCAAAAGTACAAGGACAGGCATTGCTTGAAGAGAAGGACCTTGTTGAAAAAACACATCGTCTCGCATCCCCAGCTGGGAAATTATTATTGTTTCATTCATAA